TTCATCAAGCCAATACATTTGAACTTATGCTGGTTGTATTTGTCTCTGACTGCTACCAAGGAGCCTCCTCTTTTACCCAACTGCAAGTCTTGTATAAGAAGAACACATTCTTGTAAATCAGCAGGTTTGTATCCTGAAAACTTTTCAAGGTTTGCATTCCATGGATGTTTATCAGGGTGGAACATAAACCTGGAAAGGAATACGACAGAAGAAGCAATCACGGATGGCAGGAACTTGACACAGGCATAGTCCAGCAAACTCAGCTCTGCCAAGTAGCATCCCAATAACTGAAACTCCAAATCAGGATATTTTCGATCCTGTTCAGAAATCCTGGAGAATCTTCTCAAGAAGGTATTAATGGTTGGACTGCTCACTTCAAATTTAAGAGACTTAAGTATATCAGCTTCCATCTTGACCAGCTCTTCCTTTTTGTAAGTGTTATCTGTGATGTAGCAGAAGTCATCAAGTGTTGGAGGATTAATCTCTTCAAACTTTGAGGCAATCGACATTGAAGAAACGCCAAGCAACTGCAGGCTCTGCTTATTGAGAGGATTAAGAGACAAGAATCTGTCAATGTAAATGATTGAGAGATAAAGGGTGTCGGATTGAAGATTGTA
The Impatiens glandulifera unplaced genomic scaffold, dImpGla2.1, whole genome shotgun sequence DNA segment above includes these coding regions:
- the LOC124917371 gene encoding cyclin-A3-2-like; translation: MTVKVNSVSVTRFGKKRTADAIVGLDSHLQSPAKKRAPLDGISHLSTHTAVRENETAAAKFDDSEMCDGYVNDIYDYLHNMEKETKRRPLQDYINKVQKDVTANMRGVLVDWLVEVAEEYNLQSDTLYLSIIYIDRFLSLNPLNKQSLQLLGVSSMSIASKFEEINPPTLDDFCYITDNTYKKEELVKMEADILKSLKFEVSSPTINTFLRRFSRISEQDRKYPDLEFQLLGCYLAELSLLDYACVKFLPSVIASSVVFLSRFMFHPDKHPWNANLEKFSGYKPADLQECVLLIQDLQLGKRGGSLVAVRDKYNQHKFKCIGLMKGPLQIPSLYFEGLKNV